Genomic segment of Mastomys coucha isolate ucsf_1 unplaced genomic scaffold, UCSF_Mcou_1 pScaffold23, whole genome shotgun sequence:
TAGAGAAAAGGGTGTTCCCTTGTGTATCTGTCTTGGATCTACACCCATTAGCCCAGTGTTTTTCGAGTTTGCAACATGGGCGTAGCCCAGGCTATTTCCCGGGCTGTCTCTGAGTTGACTTATTTCCTGCCCTGCAATCTTTTGCAAAATGTCCAGGGTTGCTACACTTAAAACAGGCCTTTTTGTCTCTGCTTGCCAAGAAGCATCTTACTGATTGTCCTTGCATGGCGTCCACCATGGCTAAGCCCAGTTGGTAGGAGGGCCCTATGTCAGAACAGAGTCTGATGTACCCAGTGAGGTCTGTCTTCTTCCTGTAGGGTCTAATGGCTTCTTGGCAGTCAGTATTGGCATTTTCATACACAAGCTGTTTCACATAGtctacacctgcctctgcattaCCAAAAATCCTCCCTGCTATTGTCATCACTtgataaataaaatcagaaaattgtTCATGAGGcccctgtctgtctgctgtcaaAGATGTAACAGGTTCTCCCTTTACCGGGAGTTTACACCAAGCCTTCATAACTGTGTTTTGAATTTGAGTGAATAAGCCTGGGTCATATTGCATCTGGTCATCACTTGAAGCGAACTGCCCTTCTCCCACTAAGGCATCAAGGAACCAGCCGTGGCCAGCCTAAGCATTCCTCCCAGCTGTCTCTTTACAAGTGCTTTGCAGCTAAGAGCATTAAACTGCAAGTCCAGTTTGTGTCTGAGAAGAACAAGGTGTTATCAGAGTGTGCTCAGCTGTGGTGGGCAACTTGCAAAAATATCATGCTAGGAAAACAAGTCTCTCGTCAGGGTGGAAAAGTATCAACCTGTAAGTAAATGGCCTGAGATGGCTGCAGAGATGATAGCTGCTTTCTGCTAGGGGTCAGCTCCCAAcataagaatatatgtatatatatatatatatacatatatatatatatatatatatatacatatatatatgtgtgtgtgtgtgtgtgtgtacatgtatatacacatatatacctatcATTTGGGAACACAAAACATTGCGGCGGGTAGCAGGGTCTTGCCACTGGGGCtaacttaattattttaatactaCAAAATGATAATCCAAAAATAACTTgtctcttaatttttatattctttggttAATCAACTCTATTTTCTAGAGCTTCTATGGAGGtaaattgtaaaatttaaatCTGTAACCTTAAGAAAATGGAAGTGATAtctgggttttgggtttttttgttgttgttgttgtcttttttttttttttaattggcaaaACTGCAGAGGGATATACTGGATTACAACTCTTGGCAAACAAGATCTGCAATGTACTAGAAAGAATAATTTGTCTTTAATTATATACCAGGATTTCTCAGCAGTGGCCTGATAATATTTACGTTAAACAACCCTTTCCTGGAAACTATTGTCCTTGCTGGGTAATGTATAATTACACCCCTTGCACCCAAGGGACCACAGCACCATCCTTCTCCTCTCTGCTCAAGCACATAAACAATGGTCCATATATTCCCAGTTCTTCCTCAGGGGGACAAAGAAAACTCTTTGCTGGGTCTTTCTGAAATCCTAGAATTGTGGTCTCTATTCGGGGTGCTTTGCTCAGAGTCTTCATTTTGAGTGTTTGTTCTATCACCAAACGTCAGGAGGTTTATGTCTTGCCTCTAGGACAGAGGTTGTTTTCTTTCCCACTCTCAATTATTAGAACCTATTTTCTGGCATATAAAAAGCTACAGCAGCATATAGATCTTGTATCTGTAGGATTTCTGAAATGAGAACGCAGTTTGTAGAGAGTTGGGATATAGCTCATGCACTGATTTTTCTGTGCAATTAGGATTTATTTCACTTGCTTTTATTCCAGGACCTCCAGAACATGCTCCTTACCCCGTACCCCAGGCTGGCTACCAAGGACCCCAGGCTCCCTATCCAGGGCTCCAACCTGGCTACCCAGTCCCACCAGGAAGTTATGCAGGTGGTGGCCCAAGTGGTTTTCCTGTCCAAAATCAGCCAGCATATAATCATCCCGGTGCGCCTGGAGGGACTCCATGGATGccagccccacctcctcccctGAACTGTCCACCTGGGCTGGAATACTTAACTCAGGCAAGTGTAAATACATGAACTActtgtgaaaaaaatcaaaaacagaaagcaaatatgTGTTTCAAATTTTTAGGGTGGAGTATCAGACCAAAAAGTCacaaaaatctgaaataaaacaacattttctACTAGCAGATACTTCTAATGCTCCTAGGTCAGGTTcaccttttaagaaaaatattaatgtgCAAAGTAAttgtgttttctgtaattttgAATTTACCTACACTAATAGTTGTTAGCACTATTTTCAATGCAGGTTCCTAATCAGTTCATATATTACCTAACTTAATCATTATAGAAAAATCTCTGATATACAGGTGTTGCAATTATTGTggtttttcagaagaaaaaaatactgtacaaaaaaaaataatacatacttTTTACAGTAGCGGGCCAAGTTTTTTAATCTGGACTTTGGTACTAAACTCAGTGTTTTTCATGTTGACCCCAATTCATGCCCTCAAAATATATCGTATTTTTAGCACCAGTAAAGCTCATATTTATGCTGTTCCTCACATCCTTTGAATGATGTAGTTTTCTAAAAccctacaaataaagaaaagagagcaagaatAAGCTGCACTACGTGGTAAAGAGTTACAGCAGCATgactttaacatttatttgatgAAGGACATTAGGTGAACTGGAGCAGTAAGTATATTCAGTTGatgaacatacaaacaaataggCTGTGATAGCCACTCCGTTGTCAGTCAGTCGAGCATCCCGGTGGATACTCTGTGCAAAGTTAGTTTTCCATAGCGTACTCCAAAGTGTAGAGCAGATTTATTTGATCATGAAATAACTTCAAAATAGATGTTAATAAAATTAGCATCCTGTATATGCCAGAAAAAGGAGGCACCTGTACTACTACAAGTGATATCAGTCACTTGTGACATCTTTCCATCTCATAGCACAAAAGCTCTAATAAATCAACTGAAGTATTTTGGGTATTCCCTGAGAAACTTTCCTTTTAGAAAGAATGCCGTTCTATGCAGGCATGCATTTGTTACAAATCCATCTTATTTGATTTCTTGGACTAGATATTTTACACAAGTgtttttgcaatttttaaaaatactatcttTTAAGTGAAAAACAATTCAAGTATGAAACATTGATAGCTGATTTCAAGTGCATGTTCTCTCTTTGTCTGTAACAGATTGATCAGATACTGGTTCATCAGCAAATTGAACTTCTGGAAGGTATGCATCTGTAGTGTTGATGGTATTTGTAGAGATAGAAGCAATTCCTACAGATAAAGGCCTGTTAGTTGTCTTTCTCACAGCGGTCATTGTGGGAGCTTCAGCCAGGAGGTCACAGATGTCTCTcctgcagtggttctcaaccttcctaatgctgccaccctttaatagaGCTCCTCTTGGCTCTACAGGCTTTAAAATGCTGTAGCTCTACATGTAAATCCTGAAATATAAGTAATTCTAAAGTAcactatttttcaatatttaattcttttttacaaCCAGGAAGGATGgccttaattttcttattttacaaaaattatttttatatttacttttgcaTACTATATATAGCACAAAAGTAATGAAATTATCAGGTTTTACATTTTGAATATGCATCAGTTCTGATTGAGTTTCCTGTATTCAGATCTCAATATacaagacagatacacacataagattgttttggaggtttcatattttatttatctatttagtaATCACAAGGAAAATTAAGAgactgaaaaacatttttaattttcatgaataAGGTTAAAATTTCTGAGGTTAATTAAAACAGCAACAGACTGTCCTGTAAACATCAGTTGAATGACAGCCAAGTATTGAAAGAAAGGAAGTGCCCGTGAAAGCAGAGCTCAGACTATCTCAGCCCCACCAAAGGCACTTCAGTGCCTTCATGACAGAGAACGAGCATTTGCAGATGACTGGGGGGCCTTGCATACAGATGGCATGGAGGACTTTGAGCTTCtgcaaattttaaataattcctcGTGATCTGGGGCAATCCTCTGATGAACAGTAATTGTAGTATCAGAGGGCTATGGACCAGAAAAGACTTTTATTCTGTCTTCCTGCCTGAACGAAAAGAAGATTCCCAACATGGGAGTCAAGATAGCTAGATCCATCTTTTGAAACTCCCTTGAGTGAGAGAACTTAGTACCACACTATTGGCCCATGATGCCATAGCCCTTGTAGGCTGTGATTTGAAGATATGGCTGCTAAGAGCGTCCTGTGTGAAACCTCTCTCCCACTTTGAATTATCTATTTTTGATAGATAATTAGATAATAAATACAGGTCCCTGGGCCCAAGACCCTGTTTAGACTCACTTCCATTTTCCACTCTCCTTTTTCACATCTATACTTCTAGAATAAGCACACCTATTCCTTTTGCTCaagtggggaagaaagagtgtatgtgtgttcatcaCCCCAGACCCTGAAACCCCCATGTGACACGTGCCTAGAGTTGAAGATGCAGCTCCATCTCTTTCGAGGTCTCCCATATGGACTTCATTCTTTATTACCTGAGcgttcttcctcctttcccactACCATTTCCTGAGTCCAGATCATCTCTGCCCTGCCTGTCTACCTGTTCCACTGTTCCTTGTAGGCACACCATCTCCCTGCTACCTTAGGAGAGAATCACTATTCCTCACAAAGCCGtgagggtgatttttttttttcctctgtgttttcagTCCTAACTGGCTttgaaacaaataacaaatacgAAATCAAGAACAGTCTCGGGCAGAGAGTTTACTTCGCAGTGGAGGATACTGACTGCTGCACTCGAAACTGCTGTGGAGCGTCTAGACCCTTTACCTTGAGGATCCTGGATAATCTGGGCCGAGAAGTCATGACTCTGGAGAGACCCCTGAGATGCAGTAGCTGCTGCTTCCCCTGCTGCCTGCAGGAGGTCAGTGTGAAGTTCCCATAGCAGCAAGGGTTTTGAAGTATGGATTAAACCTGGATAGTACTGTCTATGGTTCCATTAACTTTAACTACATTGCTTTTGTAGATAGAAATCCAGGCTCCTCCTGGGGTGCCCGTAGGTTATGTGACTCAGACCTGGCACCCATGTCTGCCAAAGTTCACTCTCCAAAATGAGAAGAGGGAGGATGTTCTAAAGGTGGTTGGTCCCTGTGTGGTGTGTAGCTGCTGTTCAGACATTGACTTTGAGGTAAGAAGTGTCATAATGTCTAC
This window contains:
- the Plscr1 gene encoding phospholipid scramblase 1 translates to MEKHGKQTEAPHPGPYMPAGYAPQYPPAASQGPPEHAPYPVPQAGYQGPQAPYPGLQPGYPVPPGSYAGGGPSGFPVQNQPAYNHPGAPGGTPWMPAPPPPLNCPPGLEYLTQIDQILVHQQIELLEVLTGFETNNKYEIKNSLGQRVYFAVEDTDCCTRNCCGASRPFTLRILDNLGREVMTLERPLRCSSCCFPCCLQEIEIQAPPGVPVGYVTQTWHPCLPKFTLQNEKREDVLKVVGPCVVCSCCSDIDFELKSLDEESVVGKISKQWSGFVREAFTDADNFGIQFPLDLDVKMKAVMLGACFLIDFMFFERTGNEEQRSGVW